The sequence GTGATAGGCAAATCCGTCACCATATGTCTGAGAGGTGATGCATAGCCGAGTGAGGCGAATTCGGTGATCCTATGCTGTCGAGAAAAGCCTCTAGCGAGCGCATACACGGCCCGTACCCCAAACCAACACAGGTGGTCAGGTAGAGAATACCGAGGCGTACGAGTGAACTATGGTTAAGGAACTCGGCAAAATGCCCCCGTAACTTCGGGAGAAGGGGGAACCCCACACCGTGTAAGGCCCTTGCGGCCCAAGCGGGAGGGGGTGGCACAAACCAGTGAGAAGCGACTGTTTACTAAAAACACAGGTCCGTGCGAAGTCGCAAGACGAGGTATACGGACTGACGCCTGCCCGGTGCTGGAAGGTTAAGAGGACCCGTCAACCCCTCGGGGTGAAGCGGAGAATTTAAGCCCCAGTAAACGGCGGTGGTAACTATAACCATCCTAAGGTAGCGAAATTCCTTGTCGGGTAAGTTCCGACCTGCACGAATGGCGTAACGACTTCTCAGCTGTCTCAACCATAGACTCGGCGAAATTGCATTACGAGTAAAGATGCTCGTTACGCGCGGCAGGACGAAAAGACCCCGGGACCTTCACTACAACTTGGTATTGGTGCTCGATACGGTTTGTGTAGGATAGGTGGGAGACTGTGAAGCAGTCACGCCAGTGATTGTGGAGTCGTCGTTGAAATACCACTCTGATCGTATTGGGCCTCTAACCTCGAACCCTGAATCGGGTTCAGGGACAGTGCCTGGCGGGTAGTTTAACTGGGGCGGTTGCCTCCTAAAACGTAACGGAGGCGCCCAAAGGTTCCCTCAACCTGGACGGCAATCAGGTGTTGAGTGTAAGTGCACAAGGGAGCTTGACTGCGAGACGAACATGTCAAGCAGGGACGAAAGTCGGGACTAGTGATCCGGCACCCCCGAGTGGAAGGGGTGTCGCTCAACGGATAAAAGGTACCCCGGGGATAACAGGCTGATCTTCCCCAAGAGTCCATATCGACGGGATGGTTTGGCACCTCGATGTCGGCTCGTCGCATCCTGGGGCTGGAGCAGGTCCCAAGGGTTGGGCTGTTCGCCCATTAAAGCGGCACGCGAGCTGGGTTTAGAACGTCGTGAGACAGTTCGGTCTCTATCCGCCGCGCGCGTCAGAAGCTTGAGGAAACCTGTCCCTAGTACGAGAGGACCGGGACGGACGAACCTCTGGTACACCAGTTGTCCCACCAGGGGCACCGCCGGATAGCCACGTTCGGACAGGATAACCGCTGAAAGCATCTAAGCGGGAAACCTTCTCCAAGACCAGGCTTCTCACCCATTTAAGTGGGATAAGGCCCCCCGCAGAACACGGGATCAATAGACCAGACCTACACACCCAGCAATGGGCGCAGGGAACTGGCACTAACCGGCCGAAAACTTACCCACACTCGCAACCACACCAACCACGAACACCAAACACGTGTTCACACCCCACCACCAAAACACACCAACCCCCACACAGGGGACACCAAAAAGTGAATAGAGTTACGGCGGTCCATAGCGGCAGGGAAACGCCCGGACCCATCCCGAACCCGGAAGCTAAGCCTGCCAGCGCCAATGATACTGCCCCACACGGGCGGAAAAGTAGGACACCGCCGAACACAAATTAAGCCCTGTGCCCCCCAATTCTGTTGGGGGGCACAGGCATTTGTGTATCTCGACGGGGATGTCGACGGCGGTGAACGTGATGACTGGCAATGCGCGCCGCGCGTTGCCAGTCGGCGTCGCAGGGTCGAGAGCGCCGTCCGTGCACCCTACGCTGGCTGGCATGACCGGATCCGACGGCGATGGCGCCGCGGCCAGTCCTGCCGAGCGACGCTTCACACTGAAAGCCGGCGTCGTCGTCGGGCGCGTCCACGACGGCGTCGTGCGGGCCCTCGGCATTCCCTACGCACGGGCGACACGGTTTTCCCCGCCTGTCCCAGTCTCGCGATACGAAAGACCGGTCAACGCATTCACGCGGGCCCCGGCTGCGCCGCAACTGCCGCCAAAGCTGTTGTCGCGGTTGATAGGCGACGACAATCTAGATCCAGATGAGGACTGCCAACGCCTGTCTGTCACCGCGCCGATCGACGTCAGCGCCGACACTCGACTACCGGTGCTGGTCTGGATCCACGGCGGTGGTTATGTCGCGGGTGCCGGTGACCTCGCCCAGCACGACCCACGTCGATTGGTGGCCGAGCAACGCGTGATCGTCGTGGCGGTCACTTATCGACTCGGAATGCTCGGCTTCCTCGGCGATGGTGCTGATGTGCCGCCCAACCTCGGATTGCTCGACCTGCTGACCGCGCTGCGGTGGGTTCGCGACAACATCGACGCTTTTGGTGGTGACCCGGATGCGATCACGGTGTTCGGCCGGTCCTCGGGTGCGGACGCGATCGCGCACCTGATGATCAGCAACGGTGCAGAAGGTCTGTTCCAGCGGGCGATCCTGCAGAGCGCGCCGCTGGGCATCACCGCTGGCCGAGCGCCGATGACCGAGGCGATGTGCGCGGCCGTCGGCGACTTGTCGCGCACCGCCGGTCGAGACCATCCTCGCGCTACAGCCGGTCGCCGAGCGGGCCGCGCGGCGGTTTGGGGCGTCCGGGCGCATGCAGCCGTTCGGGGTGCAATACGGGTTTTCCCCCTTGCCGGAAGAGGCCGACCGGGACTCCGCATGGCAAGCGGCAGCACAGCGCGTCGATGTGATGATCGGATGCACTCGGGAAGAGACCGGGGTGATCGCGGCGCTCATCCCGCCGCTGGGCGCCGCGTTCCGTGCGCCCGTCCTGGGGCGCATCGCGCGGCCGCTGATCACCGCACCCACCACCCGGAGCATGTATGACAGCCCCGCCCGACAGTTCGTCGCCCGGCACCGAGCGGCCGGCGGCCGCGCTTACCGGTATCGCCTGACGTGGCGGCCGGACGACAATGCATGCGGGGCCGCGCATCTCACCGATCTGCCGCTTCTGCTCGGCACCCGTCAAGCATGGAAAGACGCCGCTATTCTGGGAGAAACGGAGTGGGCTGAGGTGGATCGCCGGGGTCGCGCCATCCGACGCATCTGGGCCGAGTTCGCCCGAACCGGCGCGTTGTCACACACCGAGGCCAACGACACGATCACCTTCCGGTTGGACTGACCCAGCGCACCGTCCGCTGAACAACCAGCCGCTGCGGGACCAGCAAGAGGTGAATGCGCACCGCTACCCGAAGAGCGTGGGCTGCGCCGACGCGTGTGACCGTTCGAGTCCGAGCAGCATCTTTTTCCGATCCAGGCCGCCGCCGTAACCGGTGAGGCTGCCGTTCGCCCCGATCACCCGGTGACATGGCACGATGATGCCAATCGGGTTGTGGCCGTTGGCCAGTCCCACCGCACGGAATGCGCCGGGCGATCCGATCTGTCGAGCGATCTCGCCGTACGAGCGGGTCTCACCGTACGGGATCGTCAACAGCGCCTCCCAAACTCGGCGCTGGAACGCCGTGCCGACCAGGTCGAGCTCCAGATCGAACTCCCTGCGCTCACCGGCGAAATAGGCCTCCAGCTGGGCGACGGCCTTGGGGAAGGCGCTATCGTCGGGCTCCCAGTTATCGCGGCTCGGCTCGTAGGTCTGGTCAACCATCCGCAGATGCATGAGTCGACCATTCCTGCCGGCCAACGTCAGCGGGCCCACCGGACTGTCGACGCTACGAAACTGCAAGGTTTCCATCACTTTTCTCCTTCGGCGGCCATTCGTTGACCGCGTGCTCGAGGGCCGTCCACAAGTGCTGCGTGGCGTAGGAACGCCAGGGCCGCCAACGCTTACTGTGCTCGGCAAGCGCCCGCTGAGTGCACGGTAACCCCAGCTTTTCGGCGGCGAGTCGCACTCCCAGGTCACTGGTCGGGAAGGCGTCGGGATCGCCGAGTCCACGCATGGCGATCACCTCGGCGGTCCAATCCCCGATACCGGGTATTGCGCGTAGTTGCGCACGGGTGCTGTTCCAGTCGCATCCCGCGTCCAGCACCACCTCACCGTCGGCGATCGCTCGGATCAAGGTGATCAGGGCACGTTGGCGCGTCGTCGGAAAGGCAAGATGCGCCGGGTCGATGTCGGCAAGCTGGGCGACGGAGGGAAACACGTGGGTGAGCGCGCCGTCCGCGTCGGTGATGCGCCTTCCGTAGCCGGCGACAATCCGGCCGGCGTAGGTGCGGGCCCTTTTGATCGACACCTGTTGGCCCAGCACCACGCGCAGCGCCAGTTCCTGCTCGTCGACCGCGCGAGGAATCCGCTGCCCGGGTGCCTTCGCGACGAGCGCATTCAGATCAGGGTCGCTGCTCAGCGCGTCGACAACCGCCTCGGGGTCGGCATCGAGATCCAGCAGGCGCCGGCAGCGGGCGATCGCGGTGGCAAGATCACGGAAGTCGTCCAGGGTGACTCGGCACCGCACATGGTCGGGTTGCGGTGTGAGGCTCACGATTCCGTTGCCGTTGGGTAGTCGCAACGTCCGCCGGTAGGCACCGTCGCGCACCTCCTCGACCCCGGGAATCGCGCTGGCAGCCAGGTGGCCGAACACACCCTCATAGGCGAACGGGGTGCGCACGGGCAACCGCAGCGAGAGCGCCCCGGTGCCGCCGTCACTTCGGCCGAACCGCGCTCGCGCGCGTTGGCGCAACACTGTCGGCGTCATGTCGCACACGCTGCGGACGGTGTCATTGAATTGGCGGATGCTGGCGAAGCCGGCGGCGAACGCGACGTCGCTGAAGGGCAGTTCGGTGGTTTCGATCAGGATCCGCGCGGTCTGGGTGCGCTGGGCCCTGGCCAGCGCCAACGGGTTGGCGCCGACCTCGGCCTGTAGCAGCCGTTCGAGTTGCCGGGTGGTGTAGCCCAGACGGCTGGCCAGGCCGGTGACCCCGTCGCGATCGACGGTGCCGTCGGCGATGAGCCGCATGGCGCGGGCCACCACGTCGCCGCGCACGTTCCACTCCGGTGAGCCCGGCGACGCGTCGGGACGGCAGCGTTTGCACGGCCGGAAGCCGGCCTTCTGCGCTGCGGCTGCGGTCGGATAGAACCGCATGTTGCCGGCGTGGGGCGGCCGGACGGGGCAACTCGGTCGGCAGTAGATTCTGGTGGTGAGCACGGCGGTGACGAACCAGCCGTCGAACCGGGCGTCCTTGGACTGCACGGCCCGGTAGCAGCGGTCGAAATCGTCGTACACACCTCCAACAATTACACGCCACCACCGACATGACTAGCGGAAAACCGACATCGTCGTGGTTGGCAGGCAAAGCTGCGCGCAAGCCCTTCCGCGGGTGAAGCTCATGTTGCCCGACCTGCAGCGGCTGGCTACCGGAATCGTCGACGAGGTGGCAAATGCAGGCCAATGCGATGTCGTCGAACTCGCAGGCCGAATGGCCGGGTACACGGCAGCGGCACTGCTGGGTATTCCTCGCGAACACGGCCACCGCCTGCACGAGTTGTTCATGATCACCCACAGTTCGCCAGATGTGGTGGGGGAGGAGGCTTTCCACTCGGCATTCGCCGAAATGGCCGCAATGGGTTTCGAGGCGCTCGCCGCCAAGCGAGCCGATCCGGCCGATGACGTGCTGAGCGCCTACGCCCAAATGAAAGTGGACGGTCGCCCGATCACCGACATCGAGTTCTTCGGCAACTTCATCCTGCTTGCCGACGGCAGCCTCGACACTTCGCGCAACCTGATCTCCGCCGGGATGAAGCTGTTATTCGATCATCCCGGCGTGCGTCGGCGTCTGGCCGATGATCTCGACGCGCTGTTACCAGGTGCGATCGAGGAGATGTTGCGGCTGCTCTCGCCGGTGGTCTACATCCGCCGTCTTGCCACCGAGGACACCGTGTTGGCCGGCCAGCGGATCGCCAAGGGCGACCGGGTGGTGATCTGTTACGGCTCGGGCAATCGGGACGAGCGGGTCTACGACGATCCCGAGGAGTTCGACATCGACCGTAAACGCGGCGACCACATGGCCTTCGGCGGTGGTGGTCCGCATTTCTGCGTCGGGTCGCATGTGGGTCGGGCAGAGGGGATGGTGATGATCCGCGAGTTGCTCACCCGGCTGCCAGACATCGCGCAGGCGGGTCCGGAAACGTGGGCAGCGACCAGTCTCACGTCCGGCCTCGCATCGTTACCCGTGCGCTATACGCCGCAAAGTACCTGAGGGAAACGGTTGAGTGTCAACGCGAAGGATCAGCACGAGACGGTGACGTAGACCGTGCTGTAGCGGACCCGCTCCACAGAACCGGTATCCCCGACCGGATCGCGGTCGGTGACGTCTTGGCCCGCAGTGACACTGGTCACCGTACATTGCGACAGCGGTGCCGCACCGACCCGGTTGACGATGACCCGATTGCCTTCGGTTTCAAGCCTTCTGATGGTGTCTTCCGCCGAGCCGGGACCCGTCGGCGCCGCCTGCGCGGGGGCCGTCGCGCCCAGTGTCGCAGCCAGCAGCGCCGCCGCTGTCGCGATGCCCAAGGTTCGCACTGTTCTCTCCCTTCGTTGTGGACCATCGCGTGTGATCACGCGACGCCGCCGTTTCCCACAAGGCCCCTCCGCCCTTATAGGTGGTAACAGAAATGCGATAGCGTTGATGTTATCAGCAGAAAGCTAAAGATGCTATCGTCGATAACATGCAGGCTTCAGCGGAGCGACAGCTCGAACCACGGGAGCGCATTCTGCGCGCGGCCGCCGACATCCTCACCGAGCACGGGCGTGAGGCGGTCACCACCCGAAGTGTCAGCGCCGCCGCTGGCGTCCAGCCGCCGACGATCTACCGGCATTTCGGCGATATGCGCCAACTGATCGACGACGCCGCCAGTCTCGGCATGGCCGACTACCTCAACGCCAAACGCCGTCGCCGGCTGACCGACGACCCGGTCGAGGACCTTCGTGGGGGCTGGAATCTTCACGTGGAGTTCGGGATTCGCAACCCGACGACCTACACCGTGCTGTACGGCGACCCGCGCCCAGACGCCACGCCGCGAGCGGTCGCAGAAGGTGACGCCATCCTCAAGCGGCTGATCCAGCGCATCGCCGAAGCCGGGCGACTGCGCGTCGGCGTCGACAGGGCCGCGGACATGGTGCATTCGGCGTGCCGCGGCGTCACGCTCACCCTGATCTCCCGGCCGCCGGTCGCCCGCGACCTCGAACTGTCCAACGCCACCCGCGAAGCGATCCTGGCGGCCATCACCACCGATCGCCCCGACGATCTACTCCAAGATGCCCGCACGGCCGCGCGCGCCATGGCGCTGAAAGCGGTCCTGGAAACGGCCGACGCCGCCGTGCTCACCAAAGCCGAGACGGCGCTGCTCGTCGAGTGGCTTGATCGGCTGGCCCAATGAGCGGTTGCTTAGAGTCGAGCGGTGACCATCAGCTACGACGACGCGCTGCGCGAACAGATCCGGGAACGCTTGGCCGCGCACCGCCGCACCGTGACTGACCCCGCCAAGCGCCACGCCGCGGTCGCGGTGGTTCTCGTCGACTCCGCGCTCGGTGAGGACCGAGTGGACCCAGCGCCCGTCGACGACTGGATCGGCGGACGGCCGATGCCGGAAGCCGGACTCGACGGTCGCATGATCGACGTGTCGGGTGGTGCGGCGTTTCTGCTGTGCCGCAGGGCCGCTCGGCTGTCGTCGCACGCCGCCCAGTGGGCGCTGCCAGGAGGCCGCTTGGACCCGGGCGAAACCGTCGAGGAAGCCGCATTGCGCGAACTTGACGAAGAGGTCGGCGTGCGGCTGTCGGATTCAACGGTGCTCGGCGTCCTCGACGACTACCCGACGCGGTCGGGCTACATCATCACGCCGGTGGTGATCTGGGGCGGCGGACGGTTGGACCTGCGCCCTGCACCCGAGGAGGTGGTGGCGGTCTACCGCGTCGGCCTGCACCAGCTGCAGCGCGACGATTCGCCGCGGTTCGTCAGCATCCCGGAAAGCCCTCGCCCCGTCGTGCAGATTCCGCTTGGCGGTGACCTGATCCACGCACCCACGGGTGCGGTGTTGTTGCAGCTGCGCTGGCTCTGTCTGGAAGGCCGCAGCGACCCGGTCGACACGCTCGAACAACCCGTTTTCGCCTGGTCCTGACCGACGCGGCCGTCGCCTCCTGGGTATCGAGATCCTAACGATCTCGTCAATTTCAGACGTCGGCACTCGCTCTGCAGCCCGGCGCCGTGATCTGGTGGAAGCGATGTCAACACAGGGGCCGTCCGCATTTCGCTTGTTGGTTGCCGCGCTGGTGGGTGCGGCGCTGCTCGCCGTGGGAATAGGGGCCGCGGCAGGCGCACCGCCGTCGGACAGTCGCGGCTACGTCGACTCCACCGCGCGCTGCGCCTCGCCGAGCACCGCGGTGGTCTTCGGTAGCACGGCGAGCTCGCGCGTGGCGATCTGTGAATCCGCCGACGGCGAGTACGAGTACCGCGGCGTGCGGGTGCGCGACGGCGCCAAGTTGATCGTGCCGGCCCGTCCCGCCGACGACGGCGGGTTCACCGCCGACAACAAGGGCGCCACCTACACGGTGACCGCCGATGCCTTGACCATCACTTCCGGCACCCGCGTGATCCGCACCGAGGAAATGCTGGACTTCCACGGTTCAGCGCCGTCGGGCAACCCCGGCGCGTCCCCGCCCGCGGCGACCCCGACATCCACCACGCCGCTGCCGCCGCCGTTGCCGGCCGAGGTGGGCGGCAGCAGCGACAGCTAAGCCGCTGTCCTAGAGGCTCATTCGCGAACCTCGCCGCGCAGATACTGTTCCCGACAGGCTCGGCGCGCCAACTTGCCGCTGGTAGTCCGCGGGATAGAGCCGGCAGGCACGAAGCGGATGTCGGCGACCGAAAGGCCGTGCACATCGGCGACCGCCGTGCGGATCGCTGCGATCGCCGGCGCCGGATCGGCGCGGCGGGTGCCCGATGCGCGTTCGGCGATGATCACCACATCGTCGTCGTCGATCCCGAACGCCGCCACGTAGCCGCGGCGCACCATCGCCGAGGCCTCGGCCACCGTGTCCTCGATGTCGTGCGGATAGTGCTGACGACCGTCGACGACCACCACATCCGCGCGCCGACCGGTGACGTACAGCTCACCGTCCAGATACATCCCCAGATCACCGGTGCGCATCCATGCGGCGTCGGCGGCTGCGCCCTGGGCGTGGCTGCCCGCGGCCAGCCGCGACCGCAGCTTGGCGTTGAACGTCTGACGGGACTCCTCGGGCCGGGCCCAGTACCGTCGCGCGACGTTGTCGCCGTGCAGCCAGATCTCACCGACCCGGCCGTCAGCGAGTTCGACGTGGGCGTCGGGGTCGACGATCACCGCCCACTGGCTGCGCGCGACCTGCCCGCATGACACCTGCGGCAGCGCGGTTTTCGCGTCTGGCGCCACCGGCACCGCGCGTCCCTCGGCGAGCTGCGCACGATCGAGGTGCACGACGGTCGGCACGGCGTCCGGCGCGATGGTCGACACGAACAGCGTCGCCTCGGCGATGCCGTACGAGGGTTTGATCGCCGTCTCGGGCAGCCCATAGGGAGCGAACGCGGCGGCGAACGTGGTGATCGCGTCCATGTTGACCGGTTCGGAGCCGACGATCATGACGACGTTGCGCAACTCGATGTTCTCGCCCGCAGCGGGCAGGCCGCGTTGCGCCGCGTACTCGTAGGCGAAGTTGGGCGCGGCGGTGACCACCCGGCCCCGCCGCGACTCGTCGGAGAGCGCGCGGATCCAGCGCTCTGGTCGACGCAGGAAGGCCGTGGGTGCCAGCAGCGTCGAATGACCGCCATACACCGCGGGAAAGCCGATCATCGACAACCCCATGTCGTGGTAGAGCGGGAGCCAACTGACCCCGTGGGTGTTTCGGTCCAGCAGGTCGATCGACAGGATCATCTGGATCAAGTTGGTGCCGACGGCCCGGTGCGTGATCTCCACGCCGACCGGGGGCCGCGTCGATCCCGACGTGTACTGCAGGTGCGAGACGTCATCGACGTTCAGGTCAACCGGCGTAAACGCCTGGCTCACCGAATCGGGAATTTCGTCGACGACGATGAGCTGGGGTGACGGCTGGTACGTGTGCCGCACCAGGAACGCCTCGACGGCGTGGGCGACGGCGCGCGTGGTGAGTATCACCGCGGGCCGGGCGTCGCGCAGGGCGGTGTCCAGACGTTCGGCGTGTCCTTGAAGTTCGGGGGCGAACAAGGGGACGGCGATCATGCCCGCCTTCACCGCGCCGTAGAAACCGGCCACGTAATCCAAGCCCTGCGGGGCCAGGATCGCCACCCGGTCGCCCAACGACGCGACGCGTTGTAGGGCTGCACCGATCGCCCGGATCCGCTGCCCGAGCTGGACCCATGTCCACTCGATGGCTCGACCGTCTGCCGATCCGGTGTAGTCGAGGTACCGGTAGGCCACGGTGTCGCCGAGGTTGGCGATATTGCGGTCGATGAGCGAGACCAGCGTCACCCCGGGCGGTAGGACGACGTTGCCCTCGACGTCGAGGCAGTCCTCGATCTGCAGCAGACCCCTATGGTCGATAGATGCGGACACATACCCGAGTGTAATTAATGTGACGCGCAGTATCACCTAACCTGGCCGGGGTGTGACGCAAACGCAACACCCCGGCGGCGCCCACGGCGACGAGAACTGGGCGTTCGACGCCGACGGACTGATGAAGACCCGGCACGCCAGCATCAACGACGTCGCCATCACCGAGGCCGATCGCCTTTTCCCTTGGGACCGAAGCGGTCCGCGGCCGACCGGCCATCCGGGCCTCACCGAGCTGGGGCTGTGAGCGCAGCGGTCGTGGCGGAACCGGCCTGCCGATAGGATCTCGTCATGGCTCAACTGGTGCAGGAGTACCTGGACCAGATCCGTGCCGAACATCTCGCCAACACCGACGGCGCGCTGGCCGACTACATCCCGGAATTGGCTCGCGTCGACCCCGACGCGCTCGGGCTCTCGCTGTGCTTGGCCGACGGATACGTCTACGAATGTGGCGATTCGGCAACGGAATTCACGATCCAATCGGTGTCGAAGCCCTTCACTTACGCGCTCGCGCTCGATCGTATCGGCCGGC comes from Mycolicibacterium pulveris and encodes:
- a CDS encoding DNA-3-methyladenine glycosylase 2 family protein → MYDDFDRCYRAVQSKDARFDGWFVTAVLTTRIYCRPSCPVRPPHAGNMRFYPTAAAAQKAGFRPCKRCRPDASPGSPEWNVRGDVVARAMRLIADGTVDRDGVTGLASRLGYTTRQLERLLQAEVGANPLALARAQRTQTARILIETTELPFSDVAFAAGFASIRQFNDTVRSVCDMTPTVLRQRARARFGRSDGGTGALSLRLPVRTPFAYEGVFGHLAASAIPGVEEVRDGAYRRTLRLPNGNGIVSLTPQPDHVRCRVTLDDFRDLATAIARCRRLLDLDADPEAVVDALSSDPDLNALVAKAPGQRIPRAVDEQELALRVVLGQQVSIKRARTYAGRIVAGYGRRITDADGALTHVFPSVAQLADIDPAHLAFPTTRQRALITLIRAIADGEVVLDAGCDWNSTRAQLRAIPGIGDWTAEVIAMRGLGDPDAFPTSDLGVRLAAEKLGLPCTQRALAEHSKRWRPWRSYATQHLWTALEHAVNEWPPKEKSDGNLAVS
- a CDS encoding cytochrome P450, with product MLPDLQRLATGIVDEVANAGQCDVVELAGRMAGYTAAALLGIPREHGHRLHELFMITHSSPDVVGEEAFHSAFAEMAAMGFEALAAKRADPADDVLSAYAQMKVDGRPITDIEFFGNFILLADGSLDTSRNLISAGMKLLFDHPGVRRRLADDLDALLPGAIEEMLRLLSPVVYIRRLATEDTVLAGQRIAKGDRVVICYGSGNRDERVYDDPEEFDIDRKRGDHMAFGGGGPHFCVGSHVGRAEGMVMIRELLTRLPDIAQAGPETWAATSLTSGLASLPVRYTPQST
- a CDS encoding TetR/AcrR family transcriptional regulator, whose translation is MQASAERQLEPRERILRAAADILTEHGREAVTTRSVSAAAGVQPPTIYRHFGDMRQLIDDAASLGMADYLNAKRRRRLTDDPVEDLRGGWNLHVEFGIRNPTTYTVLYGDPRPDATPRAVAEGDAILKRLIQRIAEAGRLRVGVDRAADMVHSACRGVTLTLISRPPVARDLELSNATREAILAAITTDRPDDLLQDARTAARAMALKAVLETADAAVLTKAETALLVEWLDRLAQ
- a CDS encoding methylated-DNA--[protein]-cysteine S-methyltransferase, with translation METLQFRSVDSPVGPLTLAGRNGRLMHLRMVDQTYEPSRDNWEPDDSAFPKAVAQLEAYFAGERREFDLELDLVGTAFQRRVWEALLTIPYGETRSYGEIARQIGSPGAFRAVGLANGHNPIGIIVPCHRVIGANGSLTGYGGGLDRKKMLLGLERSHASAQPTLFG
- a CDS encoding alpha/beta hydrolase family protein; this translates as MQPFGVQYGFSPLPEEADRDSAWQAAAQRVDVMIGCTREETGVIAALIPPLGAAFRAPVLGRIARPLITAPTTRSMYDSPARQFVARHRAAGGRAYRYRLTWRPDDNACGAAHLTDLPLLLGTRQAWKDAAILGETEWAEVDRRGRAIRRIWAEFARTGALSHTEANDTITFRLD
- a CDS encoding NUDIX hydrolase; the protein is MTISYDDALREQIRERLAAHRRTVTDPAKRHAAVAVVLVDSALGEDRVDPAPVDDWIGGRPMPEAGLDGRMIDVSGGAAFLLCRRAARLSSHAAQWALPGGRLDPGETVEEAALRELDEEVGVRLSDSTVLGVLDDYPTRSGYIITPVVIWGGGRLDLRPAPEEVVAVYRVGLHQLQRDDSPRFVSIPESPRPVVQIPLGGDLIHAPTGAVLLQLRWLCLEGRSDPVDTLEQPVFAWS
- a CDS encoding fatty acyl-AMP ligase, producing MSASIDHRGLLQIEDCLDVEGNVVLPPGVTLVSLIDRNIANLGDTVAYRYLDYTGSADGRAIEWTWVQLGQRIRAIGAALQRVASLGDRVAILAPQGLDYVAGFYGAVKAGMIAVPLFAPELQGHAERLDTALRDARPAVILTTRAVAHAVEAFLVRHTYQPSPQLIVVDEIPDSVSQAFTPVDLNVDDVSHLQYTSGSTRPPVGVEITHRAVGTNLIQMILSIDLLDRNTHGVSWLPLYHDMGLSMIGFPAVYGGHSTLLAPTAFLRRPERWIRALSDESRRGRVVTAAPNFAYEYAAQRGLPAAGENIELRNVVMIVGSEPVNMDAITTFAAAFAPYGLPETAIKPSYGIAEATLFVSTIAPDAVPTVVHLDRAQLAEGRAVPVAPDAKTALPQVSCGQVARSQWAVIVDPDAHVELADGRVGEIWLHGDNVARRYWARPEESRQTFNAKLRSRLAAGSHAQGAAADAAWMRTGDLGMYLDGELYVTGRRADVVVVDGRQHYPHDIEDTVAEASAMVRRGYVAAFGIDDDDVVIIAERASGTRRADPAPAIAAIRTAVADVHGLSVADIRFVPAGSIPRTTSGKLARRACREQYLRGEVRE